One segment of Streptomyces bathyalis DNA contains the following:
- a CDS encoding SixA phosphatase family protein: MSVDVPRSIVLVRHAKADWPEVADHERPLADRGRKDAPVVGEWLASHGIAPGLTLCSTAVRTRETWKLAVHHLPQRPKTVYEERLYEASPGEIIAVLNDVSEEVQDLLVVGHNPGIQGVAEALTGDAEGDTLERMTRNGFPTSTVAVLRFDGSWKSLEPGVATLTDYWEPHEPPE, translated from the coding sequence ATGAGCGTCGATGTGCCCCGCAGTATCGTCCTTGTCCGGCACGCCAAGGCCGACTGGCCTGAGGTGGCTGACCATGAGCGTCCCCTCGCGGACCGCGGCCGCAAGGACGCCCCGGTCGTCGGAGAGTGGCTCGCCTCGCACGGCATCGCCCCCGGACTGACCCTCTGCTCGACTGCCGTCCGCACCCGTGAGACCTGGAAACTTGCCGTCCACCACCTGCCGCAGCGTCCCAAGACCGTGTACGAGGAGCGCCTGTACGAGGCCTCGCCCGGCGAGATCATCGCGGTGCTCAACGATGTGTCCGAGGAGGTCCAGGACCTGCTCGTCGTCGGGCACAACCCCGGAATCCAGGGCGTCGCCGAGGCCCTGACGGGAGACGCCGAGGGCGACACCCTCGAGCGCATGACGCGTAACGGCTTCCCGACCTCGACGGTCGCGGTCCTCCGCTTCGACGGCTCCTGGAAGTCCCTCGAGCCCGGCGTCGCCACGCTCACCGACTACTGGGAGCCGCACGAGCCACCGGAGTAG